In Marinobacter sp. LQ44, the following are encoded in one genomic region:
- the gyrA gene encoding DNA gyrase subunit A gives MGELAKEILPVNIEDELKQSYLDYAMSVIVGRALPDVRDGLKPVHRRVLFAMSELGNDWNKAYKKSARVVGDVIGKYHPHGDSAVYDTIVRMAQPFSLRYPLVDGQGNFGSIDGDNAAAMRYTEIRMEKIAHSLLADLDKETVDFVDNYDGTERIPEVLPTRVPNLLVNGSSGIAVGMATNIPPHNLTEVVNGCLALIDNPDLSIDELMEFIPGPDFPTQGIINGRAGIVEAYRTGRGRIYIRARHEIEHDKKTNRDAIIITELPYQLNKARLIEKIAELVKEKRLEGITELRDESNKEGIRVVIELRRGENPEVIVNNLFAHTQLQTVFGINMVALINGEPKILNLKEMLDAFVRHRREVVTRRTIYELRKARERGHILEGLTVALANIDEMIELIKASPSSVEAKEKLMSKGWVPGDVLAMLERAGKDACRPDDLPEIYGLRDGLYYLSPEQTQAILDMRLHRLTGLETEKLQNEYKDILEKIAGLLEILADPDRLMQVIREELQAVVAEFGDERRTEITSSQRDLTIADLIDEEDLVVTISHSGYAKTQAVEDYQAQRRGGRGKAATSMKDEDFIEKLLVANSHDTILCFSNRGKVYWLRVFEIPRGSRGSRGRPMVNILPLEEGERITTFLPVRDYPEDQFVLMATSAGVVKKTPLPNFSRPRSSGLIALNLDEGDTLIGAAITDGSAEVMLFSTAGKAVRFQEEQVRPMSRTARGVRGIKMPEGHHVVSLIIPQEGGVILTASEHGYGKRTAIDEFPAYSRGSQGVIAMQCSERNGNLVTALQLFEGDEMMLISDKGTLVRTRADEVSVLSRNTQGVRLIRLSQEDERLVGVERIAESDDDDVEVEGEETEE, from the coding sequence ATGGGTGAGTTAGCCAAAGAGATCCTGCCGGTCAATATTGAAGACGAATTGAAGCAGTCCTACCTCGATTACGCCATGAGCGTTATCGTCGGCCGGGCTCTGCCAGACGTGCGTGACGGCCTCAAGCCGGTGCACCGTCGGGTGCTGTTCGCCATGTCCGAGTTGGGTAACGACTGGAACAAGGCATACAAGAAATCCGCCCGTGTGGTGGGTGACGTTATCGGTAAATATCACCCCCATGGTGATTCAGCCGTTTACGACACCATTGTTCGTATGGCTCAGCCGTTCTCCTTACGATACCCGCTGGTGGATGGTCAGGGTAACTTCGGGTCCATCGACGGCGACAACGCCGCCGCCATGCGTTACACCGAAATCCGCATGGAGAAAATTGCCCATTCGCTGCTGGCGGACCTGGACAAGGAAACCGTGGATTTCGTCGACAACTACGACGGCACCGAGCGTATTCCGGAAGTCCTGCCTACCCGTGTACCGAACCTGCTGGTAAATGGTTCTTCCGGTATTGCTGTGGGTATGGCGACCAACATTCCGCCCCACAACCTGACGGAAGTGGTCAATGGTTGTCTGGCGCTGATTGATAATCCGGACCTGTCCATTGACGAGTTGATGGAGTTTATTCCCGGCCCGGATTTCCCGACCCAGGGCATTATCAATGGTCGCGCCGGCATTGTTGAAGCCTACCGCACTGGCCGCGGCCGTATTTACATCCGCGCCCGCCACGAGATTGAGCACGACAAGAAAACCAATCGTGACGCCATCATCATCACCGAACTGCCGTACCAGCTGAACAAGGCGCGGTTGATCGAAAAGATTGCTGAACTGGTTAAAGAGAAGCGCCTGGAAGGCATCACCGAGCTGCGTGATGAATCCAACAAGGAAGGCATCCGGGTGGTGATCGAGCTTCGCCGTGGTGAAAACCCCGAAGTGATCGTGAACAACCTGTTCGCCCACACTCAGCTGCAAACCGTGTTCGGTATCAACATGGTGGCGCTGATCAACGGCGAGCCGAAGATTCTGAACCTGAAGGAAATGCTTGATGCGTTCGTTCGCCACCGCCGCGAAGTGGTGACGCGCCGGACCATCTATGAGCTGCGCAAGGCCCGCGAACGCGGCCATATCCTGGAAGGTCTGACGGTTGCCCTGGCCAACATCGATGAAATGATCGAGCTGATCAAAGCATCACCGAGCTCCGTGGAAGCCAAAGAAAAGCTGATGTCCAAGGGCTGGGTGCCGGGTGATGTTCTGGCCATGCTAGAGCGTGCCGGTAAAGACGCCTGCCGCCCGGACGATCTGCCGGAGATCTACGGCCTGCGTGATGGCCTGTATTACCTGTCTCCGGAGCAGACCCAGGCGATTCTGGATATGCGTCTGCACCGCCTGACCGGTCTGGAAACCGAAAAGCTCCAGAACGAGTACAAGGATATCCTCGAGAAGATCGCCGGCCTGCTGGAAATTCTGGCGGATCCGGACCGCCTGATGCAGGTCATCCGTGAGGAGCTGCAAGCCGTGGTAGCCGAGTTCGGTGACGAGCGCCGTACCGAGATCACCAGTTCGCAGCGCGACCTGACGATTGCTGACCTGATCGATGAAGAAGACCTGGTGGTCACCATTTCCCACAGCGGTTACGCCAAGACCCAGGCGGTTGAAGATTACCAGGCCCAGCGCCGTGGAGGCCGGGGCAAGGCAGCAACCTCGATGAAAGACGAAGACTTCATCGAAAAGCTGCTGGTGGCCAACTCCCACGACACCATTCTGTGTTTCTCCAACCGGGGCAAGGTGTACTGGTTGCGGGTGTTTGAGATTCCCCGTGGCAGCCGTGGTTCCCGTGGTCGGCCGATGGTCAATATCCTGCCGCTGGAAGAAGGTGAACGGATTACCACTTTCCTGCCGGTGCGGGACTACCCGGAAGATCAGTTTGTATTGATGGCCACCTCCGCCGGTGTGGTCAAGAAAACGCCGCTGCCGAACTTCTCCCGTCCGCGGAGCAGTGGTCTGATTGCTTTGAACCTGGATGAAGGCGATACCCTGATTGGCGCGGCCATTACCGATGGTTCCGCCGAAGTGATGCTGTTTTCCACTGCGGGCAAAGCCGTTCGCTTCCAGGAGGAGCAGGTACGCCCGATGAGCCGGACCGCCCGTGGTGTACGTGGTATCAAGATGCCGGAAGGCCACCATGTGGTGTCCCTGATTATCCCGCAGGAAGGCGGTGTGATTCTTACTGCCAGTGAGCACGGCTACGGCAAGCGTACCGCGATTGATGAGTTCCCGGCATACAGCCGTGGCAGCCAGGGCGTTATCGCCATGCAGTGCTCCGAGCGTAACGGTAATCTGGTAACGGCGCTTCAGCTGTTTGAAGGCGACGAGATGATGCTGATCTCCGACAAGGGCACCCTGGTGCGTACCCGTGCCGACGAGGTTTCCGTGCTCAGCCGGAATACCCAGGGTGTGCGCCTGATTCGCCTGTCTCAGGAAGATGAGCGCCTGGTGGGTGTGGAGCGTATTGCAGAGTCTGATGACGACGACGTCGAAGTAGAAGGCGAGGAAACCGAAGAATGA
- the purU gene encoding formyltetrahydrofolate deformylase: MEHTYRLVISCPDRVGIVAKVSNFLSTYNGWITEASHHSDTQSGWFFMRHEIKAESIPFGLDQFRAAFEPIAREFNMRWHIADSARPKRVILMCSKESHCLADLLHRWHSKELNAEMVAVISNHDDLRRMVEWHDIPYHHIPVSKENKAEAFAHIEELFQKYDADVVVLARYMQILPAELCEKYAGKVINIHHSFLPSFAGARPYHQAYSRGVKLIGATCHYVTQDLDEGPIIEQDVIRISHSDSIEDMVRLGKDVEKNVLARGLRSHIEDRVITYENKTVVFD; this comes from the coding sequence ATGGAGCATACCTATCGTCTTGTTATTTCCTGCCCGGACCGGGTAGGGATTGTTGCCAAGGTGAGTAATTTTCTGTCCACCTACAACGGCTGGATTACCGAGGCGAGCCACCATTCAGACACTCAGTCTGGCTGGTTCTTCATGCGTCACGAGATCAAGGCTGAGTCGATCCCCTTCGGGCTTGATCAGTTCCGCGCCGCGTTCGAACCGATTGCCCGCGAATTCAACATGCGCTGGCACATCGCCGATTCCGCCCGGCCCAAACGCGTCATCCTGATGTGCAGCAAAGAATCACACTGTCTGGCGGACCTCCTGCACCGCTGGCACAGCAAGGAACTGAACGCCGAAATGGTGGCGGTTATTTCCAACCACGATGACCTTCGCCGGATGGTGGAATGGCACGATATTCCCTATCACCATATACCGGTCAGTAAGGAAAACAAGGCAGAAGCTTTTGCTCACATTGAAGAGCTTTTCCAGAAGTACGATGCCGACGTGGTGGTGCTGGCGCGTTACATGCAGATTCTGCCGGCTGAGCTGTGCGAAAAGTACGCTGGCAAGGTGATCAACATTCACCACAGCTTCCTGCCGTCGTTTGCCGGGGCCCGCCCGTATCACCAGGCCTACAGCCGGGGCGTGAAGCTGATCGGGGCCACCTGCCACTACGTGACCCAGGACCTGGACGAAGGTCCGATCATTGAGCAAGACGTGATTCGCATCAGCCACAGCGATTCCATTGAAGATATGGTTCGGCTGGGCAAAGACGTTGAAAAGAACGTGCTGGCCCGCGGCCTTCGGTCTCATATCGAAGACCGCGTGATTACCTACGAAAACAAGACCGTAGTGTTCGATTAA
- the ggt gene encoding gamma-glutamyltransferase: MALLALNAAYASNQAILEGERFHPVQATQGMVATSHTLASEVALQVLKDGGNAIDAAVVAGFALAVTQPRSGNIGGGGFLLYAPGDGSAPEAIDYRETAPAGASETMFQDDNGNVVSQRSRFSHQAAGVPGTVAGLALALERHGTLSLREALAPAIRLAQEGFVVPHRFTEGLEQARERLQRWPATKAAFYKEDGSAPQPGEVFKQPDLADTLKRIAEHGPEDFYQGKTAELIVDEMQRHDGLITLDDLKAYRPAVRQPVHGQYRGYDIYSMSPPSSGGTHIIQILNILEGFPITEMGHNSAATIHHMAEAMKLAYADRAEYLGDTDFVEVPLRGLTSRAYAAELRKGINPDKARPASDIKPGHPAAYESPETTHFSVVDRWGNAVSNTYTINFSYGSGITVAGAGFLLNNEMDDFSTKPGEPNAYGLIGGEANKIQPGKRMLSSMSPTVVRKDNRNFLVTGSPGGSRIITTTLQVLMNVIDHNMNIQTAVAAPRIHHQWLPDEIRMEQGISPDTVRLLEAKGHEVTTSTAMGASQSIMIGEDGTLYGGADPRRSTSSAMGF; the protein is encoded by the coding sequence ATGGCGTTACTGGCACTGAATGCCGCCTACGCCAGCAATCAGGCCATCCTTGAAGGCGAGCGATTCCACCCGGTTCAGGCCACCCAGGGCATGGTAGCCACCAGTCACACCCTGGCCAGCGAGGTGGCCCTGCAGGTTCTCAAAGACGGTGGCAACGCCATTGATGCAGCGGTCGTCGCAGGTTTTGCACTGGCGGTCACCCAGCCTCGTTCCGGCAATATCGGTGGCGGCGGCTTTCTGCTGTATGCACCCGGTGACGGCAGCGCGCCAGAAGCCATCGACTACCGGGAAACCGCCCCGGCCGGCGCCAGCGAAACCATGTTCCAGGATGACAATGGCAACGTCGTCAGTCAGCGCAGCCGGTTCAGTCACCAGGCCGCCGGCGTGCCTGGCACCGTCGCTGGCCTGGCCCTCGCGCTGGAACGGCACGGCACTCTGTCGTTAAGGGAAGCCCTGGCCCCGGCCATCCGGCTCGCTCAGGAGGGCTTCGTGGTTCCCCATCGTTTCACCGAAGGCCTGGAACAAGCCAGAGAGCGCCTGCAACGCTGGCCCGCTACCAAGGCGGCCTTTTATAAGGAGGACGGTTCGGCACCGCAACCGGGGGAAGTCTTCAAGCAACCTGACCTCGCCGACACCCTCAAGCGCATTGCAGAGCATGGCCCAGAGGATTTTTACCAGGGGAAGACCGCCGAGTTGATTGTTGATGAGATGCAACGCCACGACGGCCTGATCACCCTGGATGATCTCAAGGCCTATCGGCCCGCCGTCCGGCAACCGGTTCATGGCCAATACCGTGGATACGACATCTATTCCATGTCGCCACCCTCCTCCGGCGGCACCCATATCATCCAGATCCTCAACATCCTTGAGGGCTTCCCCATTACCGAAATGGGCCACAATTCCGCCGCGACCATTCATCACATGGCCGAGGCCATGAAACTGGCCTATGCCGACCGGGCTGAATACCTGGGCGATACCGATTTCGTGGAGGTTCCGCTGCGCGGGCTGACCAGCAGGGCCTATGCAGCAGAGTTGCGAAAAGGCATCAACCCGGACAAAGCACGGCCCGCCAGCGACATCAAGCCCGGCCATCCGGCTGCCTATGAAAGCCCCGAGACTACTCATTTTTCCGTGGTGGACCGCTGGGGCAATGCGGTATCCAACACCTACACCATCAACTTCAGCTATGGTTCCGGCATTACCGTGGCGGGCGCTGGCTTCCTGCTAAATAACGAAATGGATGATTTCAGCACCAAGCCGGGTGAACCCAATGCTTACGGCCTGATCGGCGGCGAGGCCAATAAGATCCAACCGGGCAAACGCATGCTCAGTTCCATGTCCCCGACCGTGGTGCGCAAAGACAACCGCAACTTTCTGGTAACCGGAAGCCCTGGCGGCTCCCGCATTATCACCACCACCCTGCAGGTTCTGATGAATGTGATAGACCACAACATGAACATCCAGACCGCCGTTGCCGCGCCCCGCATCCACCATCAGTGGCTGCCCGACGAAATCCGCATGGAACAGGGCATCAGCCCGGACACCGTGCGCCTGCTGGAGGCCAAAGGCCATGAGGTCACCACCAGCACCGCCATGGGCGCTAGCCAGAGTATTATGATTGGAGAAGACGGCACCCTCTACGGCGGTGCCGATCCACGCCGGAGCACGTCATCGGCGATGGGCTTTTAA
- a CDS encoding YkoF family thiamine/hydroxymethylpyrimidine-binding protein, which translates to MYLSVQLSCYPLKDDYKQPIWDLIDRLKQTGLEVYPGRMSTEIFGDYDEVMNVLSDTMKWSFETYGKSVFVAKIMEGDRRPR; encoded by the coding sequence ATGTACCTTTCTGTACAGCTGAGCTGTTATCCGCTTAAAGACGATTACAAGCAACCGATCTGGGATCTGATTGATCGCCTCAAACAAACCGGCCTGGAAGTCTATCCCGGGCGTATGAGCACCGAAATTTTCGGCGACTATGATGAAGTAATGAACGTGCTGTCCGATACCATGAAGTGGTCTTTCGAAACCTACGGAAAATCGGTGTTCGTGGCCAAGATCATGGAGGGCGACCGGAGGCCGAGATGA
- the ftsH gene encoding ATP-dependent zinc metalloprotease FtsH — MTNPNEPGKPDNNDKPQPAIPNQYSFLWLSAAFFLMFLWLQDTGRPQQQELAYSEFKEAVLNGQVQEVTLRNEEIRGRFTEAGAARFSSDTGRSTENFLTLRPPVDDPDLLSLLERQEVVIRGAPSGRPWWQDLILGFLPWILLLALMFWFWGAAQKRMTQGGGAFDYAKSRARRARRETSTTTLDDVAGIESAKRDIAEIIDFLKSPDKYRRLGAVMPKGVLLVGPPGTGKTLLARAIAGEAEVPFFSISASEFIEMFVGVGAARVRDMFQNARKEAPALIFIDELDAIGRSRGAGLGGGHDEREQTLNQILTEMDGFEAHENVLVLAATNRPDVLDSALLRPGRFDRKITLDRPHKEAREAILRVHVRKVPLAADVDLAQLSARTTGFSGADLKNLVNEAALTAARENLDEVNAHCFEQARDRLILGEERDAQLTPEEREVVAYHECGHAIMAYYMPKADPLTKITIIPHGMAMGVTEQTPREDKYNYTESYLRDRIKVMLGGRSAEKIIYGEVSTGAQNDLKEATKLLRRMIGQWGMSEKVGPLGLGIGEEHVFLGREMGAPREYSEKLADLIDSEIQSQLMDLESYTVNFLKEHRKELDALAKAVMKHETLSTEEITEVLNKAGNRKIA; from the coding sequence ATGACCAACCCGAACGAACCAGGCAAACCCGATAACAACGACAAGCCTCAGCCAGCCATACCGAACCAGTATTCATTCCTGTGGCTGAGCGCTGCCTTTTTCCTGATGTTTTTGTGGCTACAGGACACCGGTCGCCCGCAGCAGCAGGAACTGGCCTATTCCGAGTTTAAAGAAGCGGTGCTGAACGGGCAGGTGCAGGAAGTCACCCTGCGCAACGAAGAAATCCGTGGCCGGTTTACCGAGGCCGGTGCCGCCCGGTTCAGTTCCGATACCGGGCGCAGCACAGAGAATTTCCTGACGTTACGGCCACCGGTTGACGATCCGGATCTGCTGTCATTGCTGGAGCGGCAAGAGGTTGTCATTCGCGGTGCGCCGTCGGGCCGGCCCTGGTGGCAGGACCTGATTCTTGGCTTCCTGCCCTGGATACTGTTGCTGGCGCTGATGTTCTGGTTCTGGGGAGCGGCACAAAAACGCATGACCCAAGGTGGCGGAGCGTTTGATTACGCCAAATCCCGGGCCCGCCGGGCTCGCCGGGAAACCTCAACCACCACCCTGGATGACGTGGCAGGCATAGAATCCGCCAAGCGCGACATTGCGGAGATCATCGACTTCCTGAAGTCGCCCGATAAGTACCGGCGCCTCGGGGCGGTGATGCCCAAAGGCGTGCTGCTGGTGGGGCCGCCAGGCACCGGTAAAACCCTGTTGGCCAGGGCAATTGCCGGTGAGGCGGAAGTGCCCTTCTTCAGCATCAGCGCCTCCGAGTTTATTGAAATGTTCGTGGGCGTAGGCGCCGCAAGAGTTCGGGACATGTTCCAGAATGCCCGCAAGGAAGCACCCGCACTGATTTTTATCGACGAGCTGGATGCCATTGGCCGCTCCCGGGGCGCAGGCCTGGGTGGCGGGCACGATGAACGGGAACAGACCCTGAACCAGATCCTGACCGAGATGGATGGTTTCGAAGCCCACGAGAATGTTCTGGTGCTGGCAGCCACCAACCGCCCGGATGTTCTGGACAGCGCCCTGCTCCGCCCCGGGCGTTTTGACCGCAAGATTACCCTGGATCGCCCACACAAAGAGGCTCGGGAAGCCATCCTCAGGGTGCATGTACGCAAGGTGCCATTGGCGGCCGATGTCGACCTTGCGCAGTTATCGGCCCGCACCACGGGTTTCTCCGGCGCAGACCTGAAGAACCTGGTCAACGAAGCCGCCCTGACCGCCGCCCGGGAAAATCTGGACGAGGTTAACGCCCACTGCTTTGAGCAGGCCCGGGACCGACTGATTCTGGGCGAGGAGCGGGATGCCCAGCTAACGCCGGAAGAACGGGAAGTGGTGGCCTACCACGAGTGCGGGCACGCCATCATGGCCTATTACATGCCCAAGGCCGACCCACTCACCAAGATCACCATTATCCCCCATGGCATGGCCATGGGCGTAACCGAACAAACTCCCCGAGAAGACAAATACAACTACACCGAAAGCTATCTGCGGGACCGCATCAAAGTCATGCTCGGCGGCCGCTCCGCCGAGAAAATCATCTACGGTGAGGTCAGCACCGGCGCCCAGAACGATCTTAAAGAAGCCACAAAATTACTGCGCCGAATGATCGGCCAGTGGGGCATGAGTGAGAAAGTGGGCCCGCTGGGACTGGGTATTGGTGAGGAGCACGTGTTCCTGGGACGGGAGATGGGTGCCCCCCGGGAGTACAGTGAAAAGCTGGCCGACCTGATTGATTCAGAAATCCAGTCGCAACTCATGGACCTGGAATCCTACACCGTCAACTTCCTCAAGGAACACCGCAAGGAGTTGGACGCCTTGGCCAAGGCGGTGATGAAACACGAAACCCTCTCCACCGAGGAAATCACCGAGGTTTTAAACAAAGCCGGTAACCGGAAAATCGCCTGA
- a CDS encoding universal stress protein → MTAEQQLPVEPVGRVLILLDGSRLSLAALEAAADIAHARKAEVLGVFVEEVNLLRSAGYGFTREVGRSSGVTRPMDLAAIEARMRSLAEQARRSLERAMAQRGLAQALTLCRGRVADEVLNLARPGDLLVLGRVGWSGSPGSRLGSTARVLVSQALGDVLLWADPPMRSRNRIVVLLNHDQGANHRAVRVGAELARRNRQPLTILVRTETGRDERIAEDLLAYMESQGITARVSFLPMASAGAVARVIREEGASQLVLSRQCRLFREQGADSLLIEMNLPIIVTP, encoded by the coding sequence GTGACCGCTGAGCAACAGCTACCGGTGGAGCCAGTGGGCCGGGTGCTGATTCTGTTGGATGGTTCAAGGTTAAGTTTGGCGGCTCTGGAAGCCGCGGCGGACATTGCCCATGCGCGAAAGGCCGAAGTGCTGGGGGTGTTCGTGGAAGAAGTGAACCTGTTGCGCAGCGCGGGCTACGGGTTCACAAGGGAAGTGGGCAGAAGTTCCGGAGTCACCCGGCCAATGGACCTTGCGGCTATTGAGGCCCGGATGCGCTCGCTGGCGGAGCAGGCGAGAAGATCGCTGGAGCGTGCCATGGCGCAACGGGGGCTTGCCCAGGCGCTCACCTTGTGTCGCGGCCGTGTGGCAGATGAAGTATTGAATCTGGCGCGGCCAGGGGATTTGCTGGTGTTAGGCCGCGTGGGCTGGTCTGGCAGTCCGGGCTCTCGCCTTGGGTCCACGGCCAGGGTTCTGGTGAGCCAGGCGCTCGGGGATGTGTTGTTGTGGGCCGATCCGCCCATGCGGTCCCGAAATCGCATTGTGGTGTTGCTGAATCACGATCAAGGGGCGAACCATCGGGCTGTCAGGGTTGGCGCTGAGCTGGCAAGGCGTAACCGGCAGCCGTTAACGATTCTGGTGCGAACCGAAACCGGCCGTGATGAGCGTATCGCCGAGGATTTGCTGGCCTATATGGAAAGCCAGGGTATTACCGCCCGGGTCAGTTTCTTGCCCATGGCCAGTGCCGGAGCTGTTGCACGGGTGATCAGGGAGGAAGGCGCCTCGCAACTGGTGCTTAGCCGGCAGTGCAGACTGTTCCGTGAGCAGGGCGCCGATTCCCTGTTGATCGAGATGAACCTGCCGATCATCGTAACGCCCTGA
- a CDS encoding Lon protease family protein, translated as MAIPAALTEDQIYHRCPLDKLNFETTATLEELELPFGQERLLRAMEFGASMEANGFNLFVLGPSGAGKHELVRQFLDKHASGQPVPSDWCHVFNFQQSDKPNAIELPPGEGRQFKRDMSDLAAELKTAIPATFESEEYQARIQELQEEVTRRQQKGLFAIQEEANANNIAMITTPAGFTFAPMRNGEVIEPEEYKTFSDDEKALVEAKVEDLQKKLQQAIQQVPRLRKEVRERIHALNEEMVQLTLGGPIGELREKWSHLPEVVAYLDAVREDVVEHAEAFQDSENGAPAGLLNRYRVNLLVDNSETQGAPVVYEDLPNHQHLTGQIEHRAHQGNLYTDFTLIRAGSLHRANGGFLILDARRILTQPMAWESLKRILFSNEIRIESLERLYGLATTVSQQPEPIPLKVKVVLVGDRTLYYLLAHYDPDFLDLFKVEADFEDDLDRDGESYQLYARMLATMAKSVKARPLDKPAVGRLIEHASRLAGDQKKLTAHDRVLKDLLSEANHWAARADSKHIGIGHIQQAIDEREFRASRIRERSLEQIYRGVVMIATDGEQAGQVNGLSVLQIGATRFGQPTRITATARPGKGQVVDIEREAKLGGPIHSKAVMILSRFLAGRYAPMGDLSLSASLAFEQSYGGVEGDSASVAETCVLLSAITRVPLKQSLAVTGSMNQHGEVQAVGGVNEKIEGFFNVCKKNGGVNGHGVLLPASNVEHLMLNEEVRKAVREGVFAIYPMTHIDQAIELMTGMAPGSPDDEGGYPEGSFNRRVADRLAEYAKVGQKKEDAQDNDSGGKNGDR; from the coding sequence ATGGCGATTCCTGCGGCGTTAACCGAAGACCAGATTTACCACCGTTGTCCGTTGGACAAGTTGAACTTTGAGACAACGGCAACGCTGGAGGAACTGGAACTTCCTTTTGGGCAGGAGCGCCTGCTGCGCGCGATGGAGTTTGGCGCCAGCATGGAGGCCAATGGTTTTAACCTGTTTGTGCTCGGCCCGTCCGGGGCCGGCAAGCATGAACTGGTTAGGCAGTTCCTCGATAAACATGCCTCAGGACAGCCGGTGCCTTCTGATTGGTGCCATGTTTTCAACTTCCAGCAATCCGACAAGCCGAACGCCATTGAGTTGCCGCCGGGTGAAGGCCGGCAGTTCAAGCGTGATATGAGTGACCTGGCGGCAGAACTTAAAACGGCTATTCCGGCTACCTTTGAAAGTGAGGAGTATCAGGCTCGCATTCAGGAGCTTCAGGAAGAGGTGACCCGTCGCCAGCAGAAAGGCCTGTTCGCCATTCAGGAAGAAGCCAACGCCAACAACATTGCCATGATCACAACTCCGGCCGGCTTTACCTTTGCGCCCATGCGTAACGGCGAAGTGATTGAGCCGGAGGAATACAAGACCTTCTCTGATGATGAGAAGGCGCTGGTGGAGGCCAAGGTTGAAGACCTGCAGAAGAAACTGCAGCAGGCTATCCAGCAAGTGCCGCGGCTGCGCAAGGAAGTGCGAGAGCGTATCCACGCTCTGAACGAAGAGATGGTTCAGCTGACCCTGGGCGGCCCCATTGGCGAATTGCGCGAGAAGTGGTCGCACCTGCCGGAGGTGGTTGCCTACCTGGATGCGGTTCGGGAAGACGTGGTAGAACACGCGGAAGCCTTCCAGGATAGTGAAAACGGCGCCCCCGCCGGGTTGCTCAATCGTTACCGGGTGAACCTGTTGGTGGATAATTCGGAAACGCAGGGCGCCCCGGTGGTGTATGAGGACCTGCCCAATCACCAGCACCTGACTGGTCAGATTGAGCATCGTGCTCACCAGGGTAACCTGTACACGGATTTCACATTGATCCGGGCCGGTTCGCTGCATCGGGCCAATGGCGGTTTTCTGATCCTGGATGCCCGCCGCATTCTGACCCAGCCCATGGCCTGGGAAAGCCTGAAGCGTATTCTGTTTTCCAATGAAATTCGTATTGAATCCCTGGAGCGCCTGTACGGCCTTGCCACTACCGTCAGTCAGCAGCCTGAACCGATCCCGCTGAAAGTGAAAGTGGTGCTGGTGGGCGACCGGACCTTGTATTACCTGTTGGCACACTACGACCCGGACTTCCTGGACCTGTTCAAGGTTGAGGCAGATTTTGAGGATGATCTGGACCGGGACGGAGAGAGCTATCAGCTCTACGCCAGAATGCTTGCCACCATGGCCAAATCTGTAAAGGCCCGGCCGTTGGACAAGCCTGCCGTGGGGCGTTTGATTGAGCATGCCAGTCGCCTGGCTGGTGATCAGAAAAAACTGACCGCCCATGACCGGGTATTGAAAGACCTGCTCAGCGAGGCAAATCACTGGGCTGCACGTGCCGACAGCAAGCACATCGGCATCGGGCATATTCAGCAGGCGATTGATGAGCGCGAGTTCCGCGCCAGCCGCATTCGGGAACGTAGCCTGGAGCAGATCTACCGGGGTGTGGTGATGATTGCCACAGACGGTGAGCAGGCGGGGCAGGTGAACGGCTTGTCTGTGTTGCAGATAGGTGCCACCCGTTTTGGTCAGCCTACCCGCATCACGGCCACCGCCCGGCCCGGCAAAGGCCAGGTGGTGGATATTGAGCGTGAGGCGAAACTTGGCGGGCCCATTCACAGTAAGGCGGTGATGATCTTGTCCCGCTTTCTGGCAGGCCGCTATGCGCCCATGGGTGATTTATCCCTGTCTGCGAGCCTGGCCTTCGAGCAATCCTACGGGGGCGTGGAAGGCGACTCCGCCTCGGTAGCGGAAACCTGCGTGTTGTTATCGGCTATTACCCGTGTGCCGTTGAAACAGTCGTTGGCGGTGACCGGCTCCATGAACCAGCACGGTGAGGTTCAGGCAGTGGGAGGGGTGAATGAGAAAATCGAGGGTTTCTTCAATGTCTGCAAGAAAAACGGTGGGGTAAATGGCCACGGCGTTTTGCTGCCCGCCAGTAACGTTGAGCACCTGATGTTGAATGAAGAGGTGCGCAAGGCGGTTAGGGAGGGCGTGTTTGCCATTTACCCGATGACCCACATTGATCAGGCCATTGAGCTGATGACCGGCATGGCGCCAGGCTCGCCTGATGATGAGGGCGGTTATCCGGAAGGGAGCTTCAACCGTCGCGTGGCCGATCGTTTGGCGGAGTATGCAAAGGTAGGGCAAAAGAAGGAAGACGCCCAGGATAACGACAGCGGAGGCAAGAACGGTGACCGCTGA